In one window of Henckelia pumila isolate YLH828 chromosome 1, ASM3356847v2, whole genome shotgun sequence DNA:
- the LOC140860767 gene encoding uncharacterized protein: MQCLIWNIRGLRSSESQERLHALVKEKRVKLLAILEPMIALDQRFMTHRLGFQRVLSNVFGHIWVFLADDVKAEYVFDHAQFLHLRVSAPFLPTHVFCSFVYAKCDYILRRDLWASLLQVKPDGGPWLVGGDFNIVRDASECLGSSGGRQLPMDEFNHFVLESALVDAGFEGSSFTWMNKSIWKRLDRVFVSVDWGDHFNSVRVEHLSRTISDHCPLLVSTPVFARGPSSFRFQSMWTRHPGFLQTVRLNWNMSCSLQGMPKLFSKLKWLKGHLKWWNRDVFGNLFDKITEAERSVKLAEAACEADPSEHCWTRLSKCNEELSRVTAMEADFWKQKAACNWLEDGERNTKLFHNLVKKKNVINKIFRIWEDGIRLTSPGLIKQSGAAYFERLLIGDPFALDLPDFSGFSSKISE; this comes from the coding sequence ATGCAGTGCCTGATATGGAACATCAGGGGACTCAGGAGCTCTGAGTCCCAGGAGAGGCTTCATGCCTTGGTGAAAGAGAAGCGGGTCAAGCTCTTGGCTATCCTGGAGCCGATGATTGCTCTTGATCAGCGCTTCATGACCCATCGTCTTGGTTTCCAGAGAGTTCTTTCGAATGTCTTTGGGCATATTTGGGTTTTTTTGGCGGACGATGTGAAGGCGGAGTATGTCTTTGATCACGCTCAGTTCCTCCATCTTCGCGTGTCAGCTCCCTTTTTGCCGACCCATGTTTTTTGCTCTTTCGTTTATGCCAAGTGTGACTACATTTTACGGCGCGACTTGTGGGCTTCTTTGCTGCAGGTCAAGCCTGATGGTGGTCCTTGGCTTGTCGGGGGGGATTTTAATATCGTGAGGGATGCCTCCGAGTGTCTTGGCTCTTCTGGTGGGAGGCAGCTCCCCATGGACGAGTTTAATCATTTTGTCTTGGAGTCTGCGCTGGTCGATGCTGGTTTTGAGGGCTCTTCGTTCACCTGGATGAATAAGTCCATTTGGAAGCGTCTTGACAGAGTCTTTGTCTCTGTGGATTGGGGTGATCATTTCAACTCAGTCAGAGTTGAACACCTCAGTCGCACGATTTCGGACCATTGTCCTCTTTTGGTGTCTACTCCTGTCTTTGCTCGGGGGCCGAGCTCGTTTCGGTTCCAAAGCATGTGGACTCGTCACCCGGGGTTCCTTCAAACTGTCAGGCTTAACTGGAACATGTCCTGCTCTTTGCAAGGCATGCCCAAGCTCTTTTCCAAGCTGAAGTGGTTGAAGGGCCACCTCAAGTGGTGGAATCGGGATGTGTTTGGGAACCTTTTTGATAAGATCACTGAGGCGGAGAGGTCGGTTAAGCTGGCTGAGGCCGCCTGTGAAGCGGACCCCTCTGAGCATTGCTGGACCCGCTTGTCCAAGTGCAATGAGGAGCTGTCTAGAGTCACCGCTATGGAAGCGGATTTTTGGAAGCAGAAAGCTGCTTGTAATTGGCTTGAGGACGGGGAGAGGAATACGAAGCTTTTCCACAACTtggtgaagaagaagaatgtGATCAATAAGATCTTTCGTATCTGGGAGGATGGAATTCGCCTCACCTCTCCTGGTCTCATCAAGCAGTCTGGGGCTGCCTATTTCGAGCGCCTCCTCATTGGAGATCCCTTTGCCCTGGATCTTCCGGATTTTTCTGGCTTCTCCTCGAAGATTTCGGAGTAG